In Arachis hypogaea cultivar Tifrunner chromosome 2, arahy.Tifrunner.gnm2.J5K5, whole genome shotgun sequence, a genomic segment contains:
- the LOC112755990 gene encoding uncharacterized protein isoform X1, translated as MESKSKASFNLALNLILLLLNLPLRVVLSVDEYSINDFPLDFVFGSGTTAYQWEGAVNEDGRTPSVWDTFAHDGDMHEENGDVACDGYHKYKEDVKLMVETGLEAYRFSISWSRLIPNGRGPINPKALEFYNNLINELISNGIQPHVTLNNFDFPQALEDEYGGWISPQMISDFTNYADVCFREFGDRVLYWITVNEPNMIALGGYDQAIVPPQHCSPPFCVNKSIRGNSTTEPYLVVHHILLAHSSAARLYRTKYKDKQHGFVGITIYIFGLFPHTNTEKDRTATERYRDFTVGWIMEPFLHGDYPISMRETAGARIPSFTNRESELVKGSCDFIGLIHYSNANITDNSEALKNNLRDYTADIAAKLISGLNPFSNEEYPVAPWGLHEELNKFKLRYGNLPIFIYENGQRTPSNASLQDESRVKYLHGYIGATLDALRLSDPEIINMMRGKKVDQKLFQRLENILNVVEAVLNDAEKKQITDPAVKRWLENLQDAVYDADDSLDEVATKAATQKDPPEGLLQLPKSGSTLEEVGYGYFDDLVLRSFFQHANSNENSFVMHDLMHDLATFYGGKFFSGAFGLKNAAKHDAKTRHLSYDLIDEDSIPKIWEACSSLKHARTLLKTSLIAYETFPDERVDSSHLLEQLKCLRVLSFKFFCYEEDLLHDSIGELIHLRYLDLSGQPVMMLPESLSNLYNLQTLKLRDCSNLKKLPTNMQDLVNLCHLDIHGTDLEDMPKGMNKLKDLQFLSDYVVGKHEENGIGELGELANLHGTFYVQKLENVISSVAASNARMDEKIHLNDLSLKWSSGEDSDIDDSQVEKDVLDKLRPHKGRKKLKIEGFRGTMLPDWVAHSFYNNMTFLELRGCKTCWMVPSLGQLPSLMELRLDGFDMVKIIGAEFYKSDRTHHHHHHQTPFRSLKALFISHMRWWEEWESFECDDAPFPQLKQLSIWECPKLRGDLPAFLPSLKSLYIEDCEQLGCYLPRASIIRELRIYGKQEARMQDLPLSLQQLSIEGNQLVESVFGAMTRTQPTSITGLWISNCSSAISFPGNSLPPSLKELGIMNCKNMEFPMQQQHHHESLVKLRKQLCFTYIHGVGSFPKSDIYHNQKM; from the exons ATGGAATCCAAATCCAAAGCATCCTTCAACCTTGCTCTGAATCTCATTCTCTTACTTCTGAATTTGCCACTGAGAGTAGTTCTTAGTGTTGATGAATACAGCATAAATGACTTCCCACTTGATTTTGTCTTTGGTTCTGGGACAACTGCATATCAG tgggAAGGAGCTGTTAATGAAGATGGAAGAACACCTAGTGTTTGGGATACCTTTGCCCATGATG GTGATATGCATGAAGAAAATGGAGATGTAGCCTGTGATGGATACCATAAATATAAG GAAGATGTGAAGCTGATGGTGGAAACAGGCCTTGAAGCCTATAGATTCTCCATTTCTTGGTCAAGATTGATTCCAA ATGGTAGAGGACCTATCAATCCCAAGGCATTAGAGTTCTACAACAATCTTATCAATGAACTGATCAGCAATG GAATCCAACCACATGTGACACTAAACAACTTTGATTTTCCACAGGCACTTGAAGATGAATATGGAGGATGGATTAGTCCTCAAATGAT AAGCGACTTCACAAATTATGCAGATGTGTGTTTTAGAGAGTTCGGTGATAGAGTATTGTATTGGATCACTGTGAATGAGCCAAATATGATTGCTCTAGGTGGTTATGATCAAGCAATCGTACCACCCCAGCATTGTTCTCCTCCATTTTGTGTTAACAAAAGCATCAGGGGAAACTCAACAACTGAGCCTTACTTGGTAGTTCATCACATTTTGTTAGCACATTCTTCAGCTGCAAGATTGTATAGGACAAAATATAAG GACAAACAACATGGATTTGTTGGTATCACTATCTACATATTTGGGCTTTTCCCTCATACAAATACAGAAAAAGACAGAACAGCAACTGAAAGATATCGAGATTTTACTGTTGGTTG GATTATGGAGCCATTTTTGCATGGAGACTATCCCATTTCCATGAGAGAAACTGCTGGTGCAAGAATTCCATCCTTCACAAATCGCGAATCCGAACTGGTTAAGGGTTCATGTGATTTCATAGGTTTAATTCACTACAGCAATGCTAATATCACAGATAATAGTGAAGCACTGAAGAACAATCTGAGAGATTACACAGCAGATATAGCTGCAAAACTAATCT CTGGACTGAATCCATTTTCAAATGAAGAG TACCCTGTCGCACCGTGGGGTTTACATGAAGAATTGAATAAATTCAAGCTCCGTTATGGCAATCTTCCTATATTCATATATGAAAATG GTCAAAGAACACCAAGCAATGCATCATTACAAGATGAGTCAAGGGTCAAATACTTGCATGGATATATTGGTGCCACACTTGATGCCTTGAG GCTGTCTGATCCTGAGATCATCAACATGATGCGAGGAAAGAAGGTTGACCAGAAGCTGTTTCAAAGGCTGGAGAACATTCTGAATGTGGTTGAAGCTGTGCTGAATGATGCTGAGAAGAAACAGATCACTGACCCTGCTGTCAAGAGGTggcttgaaaatctccaagatgCTGTCTATGATGCTGATGACTCGCTGGATGAAGTCGCCACCAAAGCTGCCACCCAGAAGGATCCACCAG AGGGTCTTTTGCAGCTACCAAAAAGTGGAAGCACTTTAGAAGAAGTTGGTTATGGATATTTTGATGATTTGGTTTTGAGATCCTTTTTTCAACATGCTAACTCTAATGAAAATTCATttgtgatgcatgatctcatgcatGATTTAGCAACATTCTATGGTGGAAAGTTCTTTTCTGGAGCCTTCGGACTCAAGAATGCGGCCAAACATGATGCCAAAACTCGTCATTTGTCATATGATCTGATCGACGAGGATTCAATCCCAAAGATATGGGAAGCATGTAGTAGTTTAAAACATGCAAGGACATTGTTGAAAACCAGCTTGATTGCATATGAAACATTCCCAGATGAAAGAGTTGATTCTAGTCACTTACTAGAACAATTAAAGTGCTTGCGagttttgtcatttaaattcttttgtTATGAGGAAGACTTGTTGCATGATTCAATTGGTGAATTGATCCATTTGCGTTATTTGGATCTCTCTGGCCAACCAGTCATGATGTTGCCTGAATCATTGAGTAATTTGTACAATTTACAAACGTTGAAGTTGAGAGATTGCAGTAACCTTAAAAAACTTCCCACCAACATGCAAGATCTTGTAAATTTGTGCCATCTCGATATTCATGGCACTGATTTGGAAGATATGCCAAAGGGGATGAACAAGTTAAAAGATTTGCAGTTTTTAAGTGACTATGTTGTGGGGAAGCATGAAGAGAATGGGATTGGAGAATTGGGAGAGCTAGCAAATCTTCATGGGACATTTTATGTCCAGAAATTAGAGAATGTAATCAGTAGTGTTGCAGCCTCGAATGCAAGGATGGATGAGAAGATACATCTCAATGATTTATCTTTGAAGTGGTCATCAGGTGAAGATAGTGATATTGATGATTCCCAAGTTGAAAAGGATGTACTTGACAAATTAAGGCCTCACAAAGGCCGAAAAAAGCTAAAGATCGAGGGGTTCAGGGGTACGATGCTTCCGGATTGGGTAGCGCACTCTTTCTACAACAACATGACTTTCTTGGAGCTGAGGGGATGCAAGACTTGTTGGATGGTTCCTTCTCTTGGACAGTTACCCTCTCTAATGGAATTGAGGCTTGATGGATTTGATATGGTGAAGATCATTGGTGCTGAGTTTTATAAGAGTGACagaactcatcatcatcatcatcatcagacaccCTTTAGATCCCTtaaagctctgtttatttctcaTATGCGTTGGTGGGAGGAATGGGAGTCATTTGAATGTGATGATGCACCATTTCCTCAACTTAAGCAACTTAGCATATGGGAGTGTCCTAAGTTAAGAGGTGATTTGCCTGCTTTCCTTCCGTCTTTGAAATCACTATACATTGAAGACTGTGAGCAGCTTGGTTGTTATCTGCCAAGAGCTTCCATCATAAGGGAACTAAGAATATATGGCAAACAGGAAGCAAGAATGCAGGACCTACCACTTTCACTGCAACAACTATCAATTGAAGGAAACCAGCTTGTGGAGTCTGTTTTTGGGGCCATGACCCGAACCCAACCAACCTCTATCACAGGGTTATGGATCTCAAACTGCTCATCAGCCATATCATTTCCAGGGAATTCTTTGCCTCCTTCATTGAAAGAGTTGGGGATCATGAATTGCAAGAATATGGAGTTCCCAATGCAACAACAGCATCATCATGAGTCACTAGTTAAATTAAGAAAACAGTTGTGTTTCACTTACATCCATGGTGTTGGAAGCTTTCCCAAATCTGACATCTATCACAATCAAAAGATGTGA
- the LOC112755990 gene encoding uncharacterized protein isoform X2: MHEENGDVACDGYHKYKEDVKLMVETGLEAYRFSISWSRLIPNGRGPINPKALEFYNNLINELISNGIQPHVTLNNFDFPQALEDEYGGWISPQMISDFTNYADVCFREFGDRVLYWITVNEPNMIALGGYDQAIVPPQHCSPPFCVNKSIRGNSTTEPYLVVHHILLAHSSAARLYRTKYKDKQHGFVGITIYIFGLFPHTNTEKDRTATERYRDFTVGWIMEPFLHGDYPISMRETAGARIPSFTNRESELVKGSCDFIGLIHYSNANITDNSEALKNNLRDYTADIAAKLISGLNPFSNEEYPVAPWGLHEELNKFKLRYGNLPIFIYENGQRTPSNASLQDESRVKYLHGYIGATLDALRLSDPEIINMMRGKKVDQKLFQRLENILNVVEAVLNDAEKKQITDPAVKRWLENLQDAVYDADDSLDEVATKAATQKDPPEGLLQLPKSGSTLEEVGYGYFDDLVLRSFFQHANSNENSFVMHDLMHDLATFYGGKFFSGAFGLKNAAKHDAKTRHLSYDLIDEDSIPKIWEACSSLKHARTLLKTSLIAYETFPDERVDSSHLLEQLKCLRVLSFKFFCYEEDLLHDSIGELIHLRYLDLSGQPVMMLPESLSNLYNLQTLKLRDCSNLKKLPTNMQDLVNLCHLDIHGTDLEDMPKGMNKLKDLQFLSDYVVGKHEENGIGELGELANLHGTFYVQKLENVISSVAASNARMDEKIHLNDLSLKWSSGEDSDIDDSQVEKDVLDKLRPHKGRKKLKIEGFRGTMLPDWVAHSFYNNMTFLELRGCKTCWMVPSLGQLPSLMELRLDGFDMVKIIGAEFYKSDRTHHHHHHQTPFRSLKALFISHMRWWEEWESFECDDAPFPQLKQLSIWECPKLRGDLPAFLPSLKSLYIEDCEQLGCYLPRASIIRELRIYGKQEARMQDLPLSLQQLSIEGNQLVESVFGAMTRTQPTSITGLWISNCSSAISFPGNSLPPSLKELGIMNCKNMEFPMQQQHHHESLVKLRKQLCFTYIHGVGSFPKSDIYHNQKM, from the exons ATGCATGAAGAAAATGGAGATGTAGCCTGTGATGGATACCATAAATATAAG GAAGATGTGAAGCTGATGGTGGAAACAGGCCTTGAAGCCTATAGATTCTCCATTTCTTGGTCAAGATTGATTCCAA ATGGTAGAGGACCTATCAATCCCAAGGCATTAGAGTTCTACAACAATCTTATCAATGAACTGATCAGCAATG GAATCCAACCACATGTGACACTAAACAACTTTGATTTTCCACAGGCACTTGAAGATGAATATGGAGGATGGATTAGTCCTCAAATGAT AAGCGACTTCACAAATTATGCAGATGTGTGTTTTAGAGAGTTCGGTGATAGAGTATTGTATTGGATCACTGTGAATGAGCCAAATATGATTGCTCTAGGTGGTTATGATCAAGCAATCGTACCACCCCAGCATTGTTCTCCTCCATTTTGTGTTAACAAAAGCATCAGGGGAAACTCAACAACTGAGCCTTACTTGGTAGTTCATCACATTTTGTTAGCACATTCTTCAGCTGCAAGATTGTATAGGACAAAATATAAG GACAAACAACATGGATTTGTTGGTATCACTATCTACATATTTGGGCTTTTCCCTCATACAAATACAGAAAAAGACAGAACAGCAACTGAAAGATATCGAGATTTTACTGTTGGTTG GATTATGGAGCCATTTTTGCATGGAGACTATCCCATTTCCATGAGAGAAACTGCTGGTGCAAGAATTCCATCCTTCACAAATCGCGAATCCGAACTGGTTAAGGGTTCATGTGATTTCATAGGTTTAATTCACTACAGCAATGCTAATATCACAGATAATAGTGAAGCACTGAAGAACAATCTGAGAGATTACACAGCAGATATAGCTGCAAAACTAATCT CTGGACTGAATCCATTTTCAAATGAAGAG TACCCTGTCGCACCGTGGGGTTTACATGAAGAATTGAATAAATTCAAGCTCCGTTATGGCAATCTTCCTATATTCATATATGAAAATG GTCAAAGAACACCAAGCAATGCATCATTACAAGATGAGTCAAGGGTCAAATACTTGCATGGATATATTGGTGCCACACTTGATGCCTTGAG GCTGTCTGATCCTGAGATCATCAACATGATGCGAGGAAAGAAGGTTGACCAGAAGCTGTTTCAAAGGCTGGAGAACATTCTGAATGTGGTTGAAGCTGTGCTGAATGATGCTGAGAAGAAACAGATCACTGACCCTGCTGTCAAGAGGTggcttgaaaatctccaagatgCTGTCTATGATGCTGATGACTCGCTGGATGAAGTCGCCACCAAAGCTGCCACCCAGAAGGATCCACCAG AGGGTCTTTTGCAGCTACCAAAAAGTGGAAGCACTTTAGAAGAAGTTGGTTATGGATATTTTGATGATTTGGTTTTGAGATCCTTTTTTCAACATGCTAACTCTAATGAAAATTCATttgtgatgcatgatctcatgcatGATTTAGCAACATTCTATGGTGGAAAGTTCTTTTCTGGAGCCTTCGGACTCAAGAATGCGGCCAAACATGATGCCAAAACTCGTCATTTGTCATATGATCTGATCGACGAGGATTCAATCCCAAAGATATGGGAAGCATGTAGTAGTTTAAAACATGCAAGGACATTGTTGAAAACCAGCTTGATTGCATATGAAACATTCCCAGATGAAAGAGTTGATTCTAGTCACTTACTAGAACAATTAAAGTGCTTGCGagttttgtcatttaaattcttttgtTATGAGGAAGACTTGTTGCATGATTCAATTGGTGAATTGATCCATTTGCGTTATTTGGATCTCTCTGGCCAACCAGTCATGATGTTGCCTGAATCATTGAGTAATTTGTACAATTTACAAACGTTGAAGTTGAGAGATTGCAGTAACCTTAAAAAACTTCCCACCAACATGCAAGATCTTGTAAATTTGTGCCATCTCGATATTCATGGCACTGATTTGGAAGATATGCCAAAGGGGATGAACAAGTTAAAAGATTTGCAGTTTTTAAGTGACTATGTTGTGGGGAAGCATGAAGAGAATGGGATTGGAGAATTGGGAGAGCTAGCAAATCTTCATGGGACATTTTATGTCCAGAAATTAGAGAATGTAATCAGTAGTGTTGCAGCCTCGAATGCAAGGATGGATGAGAAGATACATCTCAATGATTTATCTTTGAAGTGGTCATCAGGTGAAGATAGTGATATTGATGATTCCCAAGTTGAAAAGGATGTACTTGACAAATTAAGGCCTCACAAAGGCCGAAAAAAGCTAAAGATCGAGGGGTTCAGGGGTACGATGCTTCCGGATTGGGTAGCGCACTCTTTCTACAACAACATGACTTTCTTGGAGCTGAGGGGATGCAAGACTTGTTGGATGGTTCCTTCTCTTGGACAGTTACCCTCTCTAATGGAATTGAGGCTTGATGGATTTGATATGGTGAAGATCATTGGTGCTGAGTTTTATAAGAGTGACagaactcatcatcatcatcatcatcagacaccCTTTAGATCCCTtaaagctctgtttatttctcaTATGCGTTGGTGGGAGGAATGGGAGTCATTTGAATGTGATGATGCACCATTTCCTCAACTTAAGCAACTTAGCATATGGGAGTGTCCTAAGTTAAGAGGTGATTTGCCTGCTTTCCTTCCGTCTTTGAAATCACTATACATTGAAGACTGTGAGCAGCTTGGTTGTTATCTGCCAAGAGCTTCCATCATAAGGGAACTAAGAATATATGGCAAACAGGAAGCAAGAATGCAGGACCTACCACTTTCACTGCAACAACTATCAATTGAAGGAAACCAGCTTGTGGAGTCTGTTTTTGGGGCCATGACCCGAACCCAACCAACCTCTATCACAGGGTTATGGATCTCAAACTGCTCATCAGCCATATCATTTCCAGGGAATTCTTTGCCTCCTTCATTGAAAGAGTTGGGGATCATGAATTGCAAGAATATGGAGTTCCCAATGCAACAACAGCATCATCATGAGTCACTAGTTAAATTAAGAAAACAGTTGTGTTTCACTTACATCCATGGTGTTGGAAGCTTTCCCAAATCTGACATCTATCACAATCAAAAGATGTGA
- the LOC112755990 gene encoding putative disease resistance RPP13-like protein 1 isoform X3, producing the protein MIALGGYDQAIVPPQHCSPPFCVNKSIRGNSTTEPYLVVHHILLAHSSAARLYRTKYKDKQHGFVGITIYIFGLFPHTNTEKDRTATERYRDFTVGWIMEPFLHGDYPISMRETAGARIPSFTNRESELVKGSCDFIGLIHYSNANITDNSEALKNNLRDYTADIAAKLISGLNPFSNEEYPVAPWGLHEELNKFKLRYGNLPIFIYENGQRTPSNASLQDESRVKYLHGYIGATLDALRLSDPEIINMMRGKKVDQKLFQRLENILNVVEAVLNDAEKKQITDPAVKRWLENLQDAVYDADDSLDEVATKAATQKDPPEGLLQLPKSGSTLEEVGYGYFDDLVLRSFFQHANSNENSFVMHDLMHDLATFYGGKFFSGAFGLKNAAKHDAKTRHLSYDLIDEDSIPKIWEACSSLKHARTLLKTSLIAYETFPDERVDSSHLLEQLKCLRVLSFKFFCYEEDLLHDSIGELIHLRYLDLSGQPVMMLPESLSNLYNLQTLKLRDCSNLKKLPTNMQDLVNLCHLDIHGTDLEDMPKGMNKLKDLQFLSDYVVGKHEENGIGELGELANLHGTFYVQKLENVISSVAASNARMDEKIHLNDLSLKWSSGEDSDIDDSQVEKDVLDKLRPHKGRKKLKIEGFRGTMLPDWVAHSFYNNMTFLELRGCKTCWMVPSLGQLPSLMELRLDGFDMVKIIGAEFYKSDRTHHHHHHQTPFRSLKALFISHMRWWEEWESFECDDAPFPQLKQLSIWECPKLRGDLPAFLPSLKSLYIEDCEQLGCYLPRASIIRELRIYGKQEARMQDLPLSLQQLSIEGNQLVESVFGAMTRTQPTSITGLWISNCSSAISFPGNSLPPSLKELGIMNCKNMEFPMQQQHHHESLVKLRKQLCFTYIHGVGSFPKSDIYHNQKM; encoded by the exons ATGATTGCTCTAGGTGGTTATGATCAAGCAATCGTACCACCCCAGCATTGTTCTCCTCCATTTTGTGTTAACAAAAGCATCAGGGGAAACTCAACAACTGAGCCTTACTTGGTAGTTCATCACATTTTGTTAGCACATTCTTCAGCTGCAAGATTGTATAGGACAAAATATAAG GACAAACAACATGGATTTGTTGGTATCACTATCTACATATTTGGGCTTTTCCCTCATACAAATACAGAAAAAGACAGAACAGCAACTGAAAGATATCGAGATTTTACTGTTGGTTG GATTATGGAGCCATTTTTGCATGGAGACTATCCCATTTCCATGAGAGAAACTGCTGGTGCAAGAATTCCATCCTTCACAAATCGCGAATCCGAACTGGTTAAGGGTTCATGTGATTTCATAGGTTTAATTCACTACAGCAATGCTAATATCACAGATAATAGTGAAGCACTGAAGAACAATCTGAGAGATTACACAGCAGATATAGCTGCAAAACTAATCT CTGGACTGAATCCATTTTCAAATGAAGAG TACCCTGTCGCACCGTGGGGTTTACATGAAGAATTGAATAAATTCAAGCTCCGTTATGGCAATCTTCCTATATTCATATATGAAAATG GTCAAAGAACACCAAGCAATGCATCATTACAAGATGAGTCAAGGGTCAAATACTTGCATGGATATATTGGTGCCACACTTGATGCCTTGAG GCTGTCTGATCCTGAGATCATCAACATGATGCGAGGAAAGAAGGTTGACCAGAAGCTGTTTCAAAGGCTGGAGAACATTCTGAATGTGGTTGAAGCTGTGCTGAATGATGCTGAGAAGAAACAGATCACTGACCCTGCTGTCAAGAGGTggcttgaaaatctccaagatgCTGTCTATGATGCTGATGACTCGCTGGATGAAGTCGCCACCAAAGCTGCCACCCAGAAGGATCCACCAG AGGGTCTTTTGCAGCTACCAAAAAGTGGAAGCACTTTAGAAGAAGTTGGTTATGGATATTTTGATGATTTGGTTTTGAGATCCTTTTTTCAACATGCTAACTCTAATGAAAATTCATttgtgatgcatgatctcatgcatGATTTAGCAACATTCTATGGTGGAAAGTTCTTTTCTGGAGCCTTCGGACTCAAGAATGCGGCCAAACATGATGCCAAAACTCGTCATTTGTCATATGATCTGATCGACGAGGATTCAATCCCAAAGATATGGGAAGCATGTAGTAGTTTAAAACATGCAAGGACATTGTTGAAAACCAGCTTGATTGCATATGAAACATTCCCAGATGAAAGAGTTGATTCTAGTCACTTACTAGAACAATTAAAGTGCTTGCGagttttgtcatttaaattcttttgtTATGAGGAAGACTTGTTGCATGATTCAATTGGTGAATTGATCCATTTGCGTTATTTGGATCTCTCTGGCCAACCAGTCATGATGTTGCCTGAATCATTGAGTAATTTGTACAATTTACAAACGTTGAAGTTGAGAGATTGCAGTAACCTTAAAAAACTTCCCACCAACATGCAAGATCTTGTAAATTTGTGCCATCTCGATATTCATGGCACTGATTTGGAAGATATGCCAAAGGGGATGAACAAGTTAAAAGATTTGCAGTTTTTAAGTGACTATGTTGTGGGGAAGCATGAAGAGAATGGGATTGGAGAATTGGGAGAGCTAGCAAATCTTCATGGGACATTTTATGTCCAGAAATTAGAGAATGTAATCAGTAGTGTTGCAGCCTCGAATGCAAGGATGGATGAGAAGATACATCTCAATGATTTATCTTTGAAGTGGTCATCAGGTGAAGATAGTGATATTGATGATTCCCAAGTTGAAAAGGATGTACTTGACAAATTAAGGCCTCACAAAGGCCGAAAAAAGCTAAAGATCGAGGGGTTCAGGGGTACGATGCTTCCGGATTGGGTAGCGCACTCTTTCTACAACAACATGACTTTCTTGGAGCTGAGGGGATGCAAGACTTGTTGGATGGTTCCTTCTCTTGGACAGTTACCCTCTCTAATGGAATTGAGGCTTGATGGATTTGATATGGTGAAGATCATTGGTGCTGAGTTTTATAAGAGTGACagaactcatcatcatcatcatcatcagacaccCTTTAGATCCCTtaaagctctgtttatttctcaTATGCGTTGGTGGGAGGAATGGGAGTCATTTGAATGTGATGATGCACCATTTCCTCAACTTAAGCAACTTAGCATATGGGAGTGTCCTAAGTTAAGAGGTGATTTGCCTGCTTTCCTTCCGTCTTTGAAATCACTATACATTGAAGACTGTGAGCAGCTTGGTTGTTATCTGCCAAGAGCTTCCATCATAAGGGAACTAAGAATATATGGCAAACAGGAAGCAAGAATGCAGGACCTACCACTTTCACTGCAACAACTATCAATTGAAGGAAACCAGCTTGTGGAGTCTGTTTTTGGGGCCATGACCCGAACCCAACCAACCTCTATCACAGGGTTATGGATCTCAAACTGCTCATCAGCCATATCATTTCCAGGGAATTCTTTGCCTCCTTCATTGAAAGAGTTGGGGATCATGAATTGCAAGAATATGGAGTTCCCAATGCAACAACAGCATCATCATGAGTCACTAGTTAAATTAAGAAAACAGTTGTGTTTCACTTACATCCATGGTGTTGGAAGCTTTCCCAAATCTGACATCTATCACAATCAAAAGATGTGA
- the LOC112755990 gene encoding hydroxyisourate hydrolase isoform X4, with protein MESKSKASFNLALNLILLLLNLPLRVVLSVDEYSINDFPLDFVFGSGTTAYQWEGAVNEDGRTPSVWDTFAHDGDMHEENGDVACDGYHKYKEDVKLMVETGLEAYRFSISWSRLIPNGRGPINPKALEFYNNLINELISNGIQPHVTLNNFDFPQALEDEYGGWISPQMISDFTNYADVCFREFGDRVLYWITVNEPNMIALGGYDQAIVPPQHCSPPFCVNKSIRGNSTTEPYLVVHHILLAHSSAARLYRTKYKDKQHGFVGITIYIFGLFPHTNTEKDRTATERYRDFTVGWIMEPFLHGDYPISMRETAGARIPSFTNRESELVKGSCDFIGLIHYSNANITDNSEALKNNLRDYTADIAAKLISGLNPFSNEEYPVAPWGLHEELNKFKLRYGNLPIFIYENGQRTPSNASLQDESRVKYLHGYIGATLDALRLSDPEIINMMRGKKVDQKLFQRLENILNVVEAVLNDAEKKQITDPAVKRWLENLQDAVYDADDSLDEVATKAATQKDPPGTKRGIP; from the exons ATGGAATCCAAATCCAAAGCATCCTTCAACCTTGCTCTGAATCTCATTCTCTTACTTCTGAATTTGCCACTGAGAGTAGTTCTTAGTGTTGATGAATACAGCATAAATGACTTCCCACTTGATTTTGTCTTTGGTTCTGGGACAACTGCATATCAG tgggAAGGAGCTGTTAATGAAGATGGAAGAACACCTAGTGTTTGGGATACCTTTGCCCATGATG GTGATATGCATGAAGAAAATGGAGATGTAGCCTGTGATGGATACCATAAATATAAG GAAGATGTGAAGCTGATGGTGGAAACAGGCCTTGAAGCCTATAGATTCTCCATTTCTTGGTCAAGATTGATTCCAA ATGGTAGAGGACCTATCAATCCCAAGGCATTAGAGTTCTACAACAATCTTATCAATGAACTGATCAGCAATG GAATCCAACCACATGTGACACTAAACAACTTTGATTTTCCACAGGCACTTGAAGATGAATATGGAGGATGGATTAGTCCTCAAATGAT AAGCGACTTCACAAATTATGCAGATGTGTGTTTTAGAGAGTTCGGTGATAGAGTATTGTATTGGATCACTGTGAATGAGCCAAATATGATTGCTCTAGGTGGTTATGATCAAGCAATCGTACCACCCCAGCATTGTTCTCCTCCATTTTGTGTTAACAAAAGCATCAGGGGAAACTCAACAACTGAGCCTTACTTGGTAGTTCATCACATTTTGTTAGCACATTCTTCAGCTGCAAGATTGTATAGGACAAAATATAAG GACAAACAACATGGATTTGTTGGTATCACTATCTACATATTTGGGCTTTTCCCTCATACAAATACAGAAAAAGACAGAACAGCAACTGAAAGATATCGAGATTTTACTGTTGGTTG GATTATGGAGCCATTTTTGCATGGAGACTATCCCATTTCCATGAGAGAAACTGCTGGTGCAAGAATTCCATCCTTCACAAATCGCGAATCCGAACTGGTTAAGGGTTCATGTGATTTCATAGGTTTAATTCACTACAGCAATGCTAATATCACAGATAATAGTGAAGCACTGAAGAACAATCTGAGAGATTACACAGCAGATATAGCTGCAAAACTAATCT CTGGACTGAATCCATTTTCAAATGAAGAG TACCCTGTCGCACCGTGGGGTTTACATGAAGAATTGAATAAATTCAAGCTCCGTTATGGCAATCTTCCTATATTCATATATGAAAATG GTCAAAGAACACCAAGCAATGCATCATTACAAGATGAGTCAAGGGTCAAATACTTGCATGGATATATTGGTGCCACACTTGATGCCTTGAG GCTGTCTGATCCTGAGATCATCAACATGATGCGAGGAAAGAAGGTTGACCAGAAGCTGTTTCAAAGGCTGGAGAACATTCTGAATGTGGTTGAAGCTGTGCTGAATGATGCTGAGAAGAAACAGATCACTGACCCTGCTGTCAAGAGGTggcttgaaaatctccaagatgCTGTCTATGATGCTGATGACTCGCTGGATGAAGTCGCCACCAAAGCTGCCACCCAGAAGGATCCACCAG GGACAAAGAGAGGGATACCATAG